In Cryptococcus depauperatus CBS 7841 chromosome 4, complete sequence, a single window of DNA contains:
- a CDS encoding pyruvate dehydrogenase (acetyl-transferring) E1 component, alpha subunit, whose protein sequence is MSSALRARALAPAARPLAAKTLRSGLAQIRFLQLDADKSMPAHQLPESGSEPFKVKLHGESFHSYRCDAPAPETSVTKDELVELYHTMVQMRRMEQAADALYKQKLIRGFCHLSIGQEAVSVGMERAITREDKVITSYRCHTQAVLRGGTIKGVLAELMGRKDGMSYGKGGSMHIFTPCFYGGNGIVGAQVPVGAGIALAQKYSKKKTATFAMYGDGAANQGQVFEAFNMAKLWNLPCVFVCENNKYGMGTSAERSSQNTAFFTRGDQIPGLQVNGMDILAVREATKWAKDWVTSGKGPLVVEFVTYRYGGHSMSDPGTTYRTREEVQAMRASQDAIAGLKKYILEWGVTDEASLKAIDKSAKEEVEQATEEAKKSAFPDEVEFWDDIYYKGTEPTHMRGREKEEVHYY, encoded by the exons ATGTCTTCTGCACTCCGCGCAAGAGCTCTCGCCCCTGCCGCTCGCCCGCTGGCAGCT AAAACGCTGAGATCAGGTTTAGCCCAGATACGTTTTCTGCAGCTTGATGCCGACAAGAGCATGCCCGCCCATCAGCTCCCGGAGTCGGGGTCAGAGCCATTCAAAGTCAAGCTGCATGGCGAGTCTTTTCACTCGTACAGGTGTGACGCGCCAGCGCCTGAAACAAGCgtgacaaaagatgaattggTAGAGCTATACCACACGATGGTGCAGATGCGTAGAATGGAGCAGGCAGCGGACGCATTGTATAAGCAAAAGCTTATCCGAGGGTTCTGTCACTTGTCAATTGGTCAGGAAGCTGTCTCGGTCGGTATGGAGCGAGCCATCACGCGAGAAGACAAGGTCATTACTTCTTATCGATGCCATACCCAGGCCGTATTGCGAGGCGGCACCATCAAGGGCGTACTTGCGGAGTTGATGGGTAGGAAGGATGGGATGTCGTACGGAAAAGGCGGTTCCATGCACATCTTCACCCCTTGTTTCTACGGTGGTAATGGTATCGTTGGTGCCCAG GTCCCTGTCGGAGCCGGTATCGCTCTTGCTCAAAAGTACtccaagaaaaagactgcCACGTTTGCCATGTACGGTGACGGTGCTGCTAACCAGGGTCAAGTCTTTGAAGCTTTCAACATGGCCAAGCTCTGGAATCTTCCTTGTGTCTTTGTTTGCGAAAACAACAAGTACGGTATGGGTACCTCTGCCGAGCGATCCTCTCAAAACACGGCATTCTTTACCCGTGGAGATCAGATCCCTGGTCTTCAAGTTAATGGTATGGACATTCTTGCTGTCCGCGAAGCGACCAAATGGGCGAAGGATTGGGTCACCAGCGGCAAAGGCCCATTGGTTGTAGAATTTGTTACTTATCGATACGGTGGTCATTCCATGTCTGACCCTGGTACAACTTACCGAACCCGAGAAGAAGTCCAAGCAATGCGTGCAAGTCAGGACGCTATTGCCGGTCTTAAAAAGTACATTCTCGAATGGGGAGTGACTGATGAGGCTTCCTTGAAGGCGATCGACAAGAGCGCCAAGGAAGAAGTCGAACAAGCGACCGAGGAGGCCAAGAAGAGTGCATTCCCTGATGAGGTTGAATTCTGGGACGACATCTAC TACAAGGGTACCGAGCCCACACACATGCGTGGTCGCGAGAAGGAGGAAGTTCATTACTACTAA